One genomic window of Brevundimonas vesicularis includes the following:
- a CDS encoding TIGR00730 family Rossman fold protein — protein sequence MSDPVKPNAAQMASPSYRMAAMDQDFLLGDSMRGVRFLMEYAKPEEALRAWGVRSTLVVFGSARVREGHRWYEEARAFGRLASERGGALRGRVGEPRDNVIATGGGPGIMEAANRGAVDAGAPSVGFNITLPHEQEPNAYSTPELTFRFHYFAMRKMHLAMRANALVVFPGGFGTFDEMFEMLTLRQTKKAPPVPVVLVDKAYWTSVIGFDALVEHGMIAASDLDLIGFAEDAEGVWAELLARGLRPNENIE from the coding sequence ATGAGCGACCCGGTAAAGCCGAACGCGGCGCAGATGGCTTCGCCGTCCTATCGCATGGCGGCGATGGATCAGGACTTCCTGCTGGGCGATTCGATGCGCGGCGTGCGGTTCCTGATGGAATACGCCAAGCCTGAGGAGGCGTTGAGGGCCTGGGGCGTGCGCTCGACCCTCGTCGTGTTCGGCAGCGCGCGCGTCCGTGAAGGGCACCGTTGGTATGAAGAGGCGCGCGCCTTTGGTCGACTGGCGTCCGAGCGGGGCGGGGCCTTGAGAGGTCGCGTCGGCGAACCCCGCGACAATGTCATCGCCACCGGCGGCGGCCCGGGGATCATGGAAGCGGCCAACCGCGGAGCCGTGGACGCGGGCGCGCCGTCGGTCGGTTTCAACATCACTCTGCCGCATGAGCAGGAGCCGAACGCCTACTCGACGCCGGAGCTGACGTTCCGTTTCCACTATTTCGCGATGCGGAAGATGCATCTGGCGATGCGCGCCAATGCGTTGGTGGTGTTTCCCGGCGGCTTCGGCACCTTCGACGAGATGTTCGAGATGCTGACCTTGCGCCAGACGAAGAAGGCGCCGCCGGTTCCGGTCGTTCTGGTGGACAAGGCCTACTGGACCTCGGTGATCGGTTTCGACGCCCTGGTAGAACATGGAATGATCGCCGCGTCTGACCTGGACCTGATCGGTTTCGCCGAGGACGCGGAGGGCGTCTGGGCCGAACTGCTCGCGCGCGGGCTTCGGCCGAACGAAAACATCGAATGA